A stretch of DNA from Natrinema halophilum:
AGTGGCCCCCTCGAGACGGGCGATCGCGTGACGGCCTTCGGGACGCTCGAGGACGAATCCACCCTCGTGGCGGAGCGAACTGTCACCGATCGGTTGCGGGACACCCTGTACATGGTTCTCGTCTCGTTCGGTGCCGGTTGCTGGGTGCTCGTGCGCCTCGTCCGAGGCTGGAGGATCGATCGCGATCGGTTCGCGCTCGTCCCCCGAACAGCGACGGGGGGCAACGGCGGCGAACGCGATAGTGGAAACAGCATGGCACCGCGGGAAACGCCGGTTTCCGACGGCTCGAACGAGGACCGCTGGGGACGCAAAGCCGCCAACCAGGCCCCCGACGGAGGTGATCGGTGATGCCGGATCTCCTGACGCACGTTCTGATCGGGTACAGTATCGGAACGCTCCTTTCGTTCAGATACGAGACGATACGCCCGGCGCAGGTCACCCTCGTGATGGGCGGTGCGCTCTCGCCGGACCTGGCGAAGGGTGATCTGTTTTTCCCGAGCGAGTTCGTCGAGTACCTCGTCGGCATCCCGTTCTCGTGGGCGCCGCTACACACGCTCGTCGGCACCGTCCTCGTCGTCCTTTTCGGCTCGCTCCTGGTTGCACCCGAATATCGGCGGCAGGCGATCGCACTGATCGCTATCGGTGCAACGAGCCATCACGCACTCGACGTCGCGTTGCTCACGGCCACCGGCGAGGCATATGCCGTCTTCTTCCCGATCAGTGCGTATCGGCCCCCGGCGCTCGATCTCTATCTCAGCACCGATCGCTGGCCCGCGATCGTGTCGGGTACGTTCGCCGCCGTTCTGTGGGGAGTGCGTCGATACGGCTTCGCCACGCGGTCGACTGCCGCAGAGTGAGCACCGACGGTGTTCCGACGGCAAATGTTCTTTCGCCCGGAAACGGGGCTCCGCCATACCGGCCCCGAACGATCGAATCGGCAAGAGCTCCCGCGAACGATCGATCACCCAGAAAAACGGCGGACGGGCGACAATTTCGCATCGATACAGACCGACGACGACCACCGATATTCATACGAAACGTGGACGGACGATCAAAGGAAGGCTGGATAAGCGACCAGAGGAAGGCTGGGTGAGTGCCCAAATCCAGTTAAATACCTCTCTCGTATACCGAACCGATGAGCGATAGTTCGAGCAACGAGGTCGATGCAACCGACCAGGAGCATCGCGAAGTTGGACGGGGACTTCTCGACGAGGAGATGGGGCCCAGCGGGGCGATGGCCCACCTGTACCGGGGTGAAATCCACCGAATGCGCTTCTGGCGCGAACGCCTCGATCGCACGACGAACTGGGCCGTCATCATCCTGGCAGCCCTCCTCACGTGGGCGTTCTCGAGCGAATCGAACCCACACTACGTACTGCTGGCCGGATCGACGGTACTCTGTGTCTTTATGACGATCGAGGCGCGACGATACCGAGGATACGATATCTGGCGGTCGCGAATGCGGACGCTACAGAAGAACGTCTTCGCGTACGGCCTCGACCCCTCACAGGGGCTAGAAGACCAGGACTGGCGGGCGAAACTGAGCAAAGACTACCGGGAGCCACGGCTCAAAATTTCGCGGACGGAAGCCATCGCTCATCGACTTCGCCGGGTCTATCTTCCGCTGGTTACCATCATACTCGGTGCGTGGGTCCTTCGAATCACGGCGTTTGCGGACGTTTCGTGGCCAGCGAGTGCGATGATCGGCGTCATTCCAGGGACCGTCGTCACGGCCACGGTCTTCTTAAGCTACATCGCGTTGTTCGCCATCGCGCTCAACAGAAAGACGTGGCACGCCGAAACGGAACTGATGACTGAGGACCTCCGAAATAAGTAGCCACAATCGACCACAGCGCGTATCGGATGTCGACCGCCTCGAGCGGTCAGACATTCGAGGCTGGCCCGTCACCGTCGAACTAACACGGGAGACGGGTACCACCGTTGTGGCAACCGTCGCACGTCCGGTGTCGTCCTGTCGGACGGTTAGCTCGCAGCGCAGTTGTTCGGTCCCAGTTCGAGATCTGCCGCCTCGTCGGTTAGCGGTTCTTTCCCCCAGTTGATGGCCTTGATCTGGTTGTAGTTCGCCGGTTCGTCGGAGAGGGCGTCGACGATGGTCTCGACGAACTCCGTACGGTCGTCGACGGCGACAAGTTCGTTGTCCGCCTCGAGGTCGCCGAGCGTCGTCGCGAGCGGACGGATCTCTTCGTCGCTCATGTGTCCAGGAAGGACGACCGTTTCGTCCGATAGACCAGTGAGCCGATCGAGGCTGTCGAAGAGTTCGGCGGCGGCCTCGCGGACGTCCGTCTCGTCGCTCCCCTCGAGGTCGGGCCGACCAACGCTGCGGATGAATAGTGTGTCTCCAGAGAGCAGGGCGTCGTCCCAGGTGAGCGAGACGCTTCCGGGCGTGTGACCCGGGGTATGCATTACCTCGAGTTCTCGATCACCGACGGCGATGGTGTCACCGTCTTCGATCGCGGCGTACTCGTCGAGGTCGGCGGCATCGGTCGGATGGAGGTAGTACGGAACGTCGAGTTCGGCGGCGAGAGGTCGGCCGCCGCTGACGTGATCCGCGTGTGCGTGCGTGTCGACTGCCGCGACGATCTCGACATCGTGATCGTCGGCGACGGATCGATACTCGTCGAGGTAGAGACTGGGGTCGACGACGACGCCTTCGTCGCCGTCGTAGACGAGATAGGAGAGACAACCCGTTCCGGGCCGGACGATCTGTGTCACGCCATCGACGTCCTCGAGTTCGTAGGTGACGTGGACGCGTCCCCAGCCGTTCATCCCGTCGTCCATCGATTTGGCATCGTACCCGCGTTCTCGGAGGAATTCCGCGGCGTGAGCCGACGTGATGCCCGCCACACAGACAATGGCGATCTCTTTGTCCGTCGGGATATCGTCGAGGGCGTCCTCGAGGCCGCCGAGCTTCCCATCGAGCAGTTCATCGTAGATGGGGAGATTGTGGCTGTTTTCTACCTGCCACTCCTCGTAGTCGCCTTCGTTTCGGACGTCGAGAATGAACAGATCCTCGTCGTCTCGCCTTGCAGCCACTTCTTCGGGGCTTATCGTCGGATCAGCGTGTTTAGTATTGCTCATTACACCCAATACTATGGGATAGTACCAGAAAAGTCTACCGCCGCTCTGGAAATGAGCGAAACACGCCACTTCGCGATCGAACTCGAACTCAGTTCATGTATGGCTGGCATTCCGGTCGATCGAGCTGGCCGACGATTCCCCTCTCCGGGGAAATCCGCACCGGGCAGAGAAAAGACAGAGAGGAGCAACCAGTATACGCGAAACGAACGGAACCAGACCGATCCTCGGAGGCTACGTGTCTTCGTCAGGGTGGTACGTAAAGATATCCTCGATCCGGCAATCGAAATATGCAGCCAGTTTGAACGCCAATTCGAGGCTCGGATCGTACCTATCTCGTTCGATCGAGTTAATCGTCTGTCGTGTGACGTCCACTTCGTCGGCGAGCGCTTCCTGAGTGAGGTCTTCCCTGGCCCGCCACACCTTGAGGTTGTTCTGCATAGGTTATCACGCTCGGTCAGAATTTTCGTTTGTACCAGAGCCTCGAGACGACAAGTATGAGAGTTCCGAAGACCCAAAGCGAGGCGACGATCCCGGAGGAATCCATCGGGAGTCGATACTCTCCGGACTCCTGTATGCCGCCAATCGCGAGAAGGGTCAACAGCCAATACACCGCCCAGAAAGCGACGTATCCCGACCGATAACGGATGTGCATGCTTCGTTCGTCGTACTGACTGGTGCTCTTGTCGTGTAGATACCACCCAAATCCACCGGCAGACAGCATTCCACCACCCAACGTGAGCCACGCATTCGGCTGTTGTAACAGCGCCGTTCTCCCATAGAGAGCGGCCAGCGAAACGATCATACCGATCGATACGACTCCAACTAACGCGTCCCGTTTTGTGGTCGCCATTCTATGTAAAGTATGCATTACATCATGTATTAATTCTTTTCCAAAAAGTCCTAAATTAGATCTGTGCTTAGC
This window harbors:
- a CDS encoding DUF2270 domain-containing protein → MSDSSSNEVDATDQEHREVGRGLLDEEMGPSGAMAHLYRGEIHRMRFWRERLDRTTNWAVIILAALLTWAFSSESNPHYVLLAGSTVLCVFMTIEARRYRGYDIWRSRMRTLQKNVFAYGLDPSQGLEDQDWRAKLSKDYREPRLKISRTEAIAHRLRRVYLPLVTIILGAWVLRITAFADVSWPASAMIGVIPGTVVTATVFLSYIALFAIALNRKTWHAETELMTEDLRNK
- a CDS encoding metal-dependent hydrolase yields the protein MPDLLTHVLIGYSIGTLLSFRYETIRPAQVTLVMGGALSPDLAKGDLFFPSEFVEYLVGIPFSWAPLHTLVGTVLVVLFGSLLVAPEYRRQAIALIAIGATSHHALDVALLTATGEAYAVFFPISAYRPPALDLYLSTDRWPAIVSGTFAAVLWGVRRYGFATRSTAAE
- a CDS encoding helix-turn-helix transcriptional regulator, whose translation is MQNNLKVWRAREDLTQEALADEVDVTRQTINSIERDRYDPSLELAFKLAAYFDCRIEDIFTYHPDEDT
- a CDS encoding MBL fold metallo-hydrolase codes for the protein MSNTKHADPTISPEEVAARRDDEDLFILDVRNEGDYEEWQVENSHNLPIYDELLDGKLGGLEDALDDIPTDKEIAIVCVAGITSAHAAEFLRERGYDAKSMDDGMNGWGRVHVTYELEDVDGVTQIVRPGTGCLSYLVYDGDEGVVVDPSLYLDEYRSVADDHDVEIVAAVDTHAHADHVSGGRPLAAELDVPYYLHPTDAADLDEYAAIEDGDTIAVGDRELEVMHTPGHTPGSVSLTWDDALLSGDTLFIRSVGRPDLEGSDETDVREAAAELFDSLDRLTGLSDETVVLPGHMSDEEIRPLATTLGDLEADNELVAVDDRTEFVETIVDALSDEPANYNQIKAINWGKEPLTDEAADLELGPNNCAAS